A section of the Vibrio vulnificus CMCP6 genome encodes:
- the sppA gene encoding signal peptide peptidase SppA: MKSLFKLIGLVFKGIWKAITFVRLALTNLIFLLSVALVYFVYFYGHDTQPQVEQPSALVLNLSGPIVEQSLYINPMDSFTSSLFGEEIPKENVLFDVVDTIRYAKDDEKITGLVLSLRDMPETNLTKLRYIAKALNEFKASGKPIYAVGAFYNQSQYYLASYADKIYLAPDGGVMLKGYSAFNLYYKTLLEKLDVTTHVFRVGTYKSAIEPFVRDDMSPAAKESATRWLTQLWGAFVDDVANNRNIDPKTLNPSMEEFLSQLKSVNGDLAALSIKLGLVDELATRQQLRAQLAEKFGASGDDSYKAISYYDYRATMHDNFDVNADDIAVVVASGTIMDGQQPRGTVGGDTVAGLLRQARNDDKVKAVVLRVDSPGGSAFASEVIRNEVQALKDAGKPIVVSMSSLAASGGYWISMSADKIIAQPTTLTGSIGIFSVITTFEKGFNKLGIYTDGVGTSPFSGEGISTGLSKGASQAFQMGIEHGYQRFISLVGDNRDLSLDAVDKVAQGRVWTGYDALQHGLVDQIGDFDDAVAEAAKMAQLENYNLYWVEEPLSPTEQFIQEFMKQVKISMGVDIQSILPPSLQPVAQQMEQHASLLQNFNDPKGYYAFCLNCEVQ; the protein is encoded by the coding sequence ATGAAATCATTATTCAAACTCATCGGTTTGGTTTTTAAAGGAATATGGAAAGCCATTACCTTTGTGCGTCTCGCACTCACCAACCTGATTTTTCTACTGTCTGTTGCGCTCGTTTACTTTGTCTATTTCTACGGCCATGACACTCAGCCTCAGGTTGAGCAGCCTTCCGCATTGGTGCTAAACCTATCCGGCCCTATCGTCGAACAAAGCCTTTATATCAATCCGATGGATTCTTTCACCAGCTCATTGTTTGGTGAAGAAATTCCTAAAGAGAACGTGTTGTTTGATGTCGTGGACACCATTCGCTACGCCAAAGACGACGAGAAGATCACTGGTTTGGTGTTGTCGTTACGCGATATGCCTGAGACCAACCTCACCAAGCTGCGTTACATTGCCAAAGCACTCAATGAATTCAAAGCCTCGGGTAAGCCCATTTACGCCGTCGGCGCTTTCTATAATCAAAGCCAATACTACCTTGCTAGCTACGCCGATAAAATTTATCTCGCGCCTGATGGCGGGGTAATGCTGAAAGGCTATAGCGCTTTTAATCTCTATTACAAAACGCTCCTCGAAAAGCTCGATGTGACAACGCATGTTTTCCGTGTTGGCACTTATAAATCTGCGATTGAGCCGTTTGTACGTGATGATATGTCACCTGCTGCTAAGGAATCTGCGACACGTTGGTTAACGCAACTGTGGGGCGCTTTCGTGGACGATGTGGCGAATAATCGCAACATCGACCCAAAAACACTCAATCCTTCGATGGAAGAGTTTTTGTCTCAGTTGAAATCCGTCAACGGCGATCTCGCGGCCCTTTCCATCAAACTTGGTTTGGTCGATGAGCTCGCAACTCGCCAACAACTGAGAGCGCAACTAGCCGAGAAGTTTGGCGCGAGCGGGGATGACAGCTACAAAGCCATCAGCTACTACGACTACCGAGCAACCATGCACGATAACTTTGATGTGAATGCCGATGATATTGCCGTTGTCGTCGCCAGCGGCACCATCATGGATGGTCAACAACCGCGTGGCACAGTGGGCGGCGACACCGTTGCCGGATTACTGCGTCAAGCTCGTAATGATGACAAAGTAAAAGCGGTGGTATTGCGTGTGGATAGCCCCGGAGGCAGCGCATTCGCTTCGGAAGTGATTCGTAACGAAGTTCAGGCGTTAAAAGACGCTGGCAAGCCAATTGTGGTGTCCATGTCTAGCCTAGCTGCATCCGGCGGATATTGGATTTCCATGAGCGCGGATAAGATTATTGCTCAACCCACCACGCTTACTGGCTCGATTGGTATTTTTAGCGTCATTACTACCTTTGAAAAAGGCTTCAATAAACTCGGTATCTACACTGATGGTGTCGGTACATCGCCATTCTCTGGTGAAGGCATCTCGACAGGTCTTTCAAAAGGGGCGTCACAAGCCTTCCAAATGGGCATTGAACACGGTTACCAACGTTTTATCAGCCTAGTCGGTGATAATCGCGATCTGTCATTGGACGCAGTGGATAAAGTGGCTCAAGGCCGAGTGTGGACCGGCTACGATGCACTGCAACACGGTCTGGTTGACCAAATCGGCGACTTCGATGACGCCGTTGCTGAAGCGGCAAAAATGGCTCAACTAGAGAACTACAACCTTTACTGGGTCGAAGAGCCGCTCTCACCGACTGAGCAGTTTATCCAAGAGTTTATGAAGCAAGTGAAAATCTCTATGGGCGTCGATATTCAAAGCATACTGCCACCGAGCTTACAGCCTGTCGCCCAACAAATGGAGCAGCACGCTTCGCTGTTGCAAAATTTTAACGATCCGAAAGGCTACTACGCCTTCTGTTTGAACTGCGAAGTGCAGTAG
- the ansA gene encoding asparaginase, whose amino-acid sequence MTRKHIYIAYTGGTIGMKKSDHGYIPVAGFMEKQLANMPEFHRPEMPQYTIHEYEPLMDSSDMTPEDWQHIANDIRDNYDKYDGFVILHGTDTMAYTASALSFMLENLGKPVIVTGSQIPLAELRSDGQANLLNALHIAANYPINEVTLFFNNQLMRGNRSVKSHADGFNAFTSPNLPPLLEAGINIQISNSIKVGAQPEGEFKVHNITPQPIGVITMYPGISHEVIRNTLLQPVNAMILLTFGVGNAPQNPELLAHLKEASERGVIVVNLTQCLAGKVNMGGYATGCALAEAGVISGYDMTPEAALAKLHYLLSQNLSYEEVKAQMQQVLRGEMSL is encoded by the coding sequence ATGACAAGAAAACACATCTATATTGCCTACACTGGCGGTACTATCGGCATGAAGAAGTCTGATCATGGCTACATTCCTGTCGCTGGTTTCATGGAAAAGCAGTTAGCAAACATGCCGGAATTCCATCGCCCAGAAATGCCGCAATACACCATTCACGAATACGAACCATTGATGGACTCTTCAGATATGACCCCTGAAGATTGGCAACACATTGCCAACGACATTCGTGACAACTATGACAAATACGATGGTTTCGTTATCCTACACGGCACCGACACCATGGCGTATACCGCTTCGGCGCTCTCCTTCATGTTGGAAAACCTTGGTAAGCCAGTCATTGTCACAGGCTCTCAAATTCCCTTGGCGGAACTGCGCTCTGACGGTCAAGCAAATCTGCTTAACGCACTACATATTGCAGCCAATTACCCAATCAACGAAGTCACGTTGTTCTTCAATAATCAGTTGATGCGCGGCAACCGCAGTGTGAAATCGCACGCAGATGGTTTTAATGCGTTTACATCGCCAAACTTACCGCCTCTGCTTGAAGCAGGGATCAACATCCAGATCAGCAACAGCATCAAAGTCGGCGCGCAACCAGAAGGCGAATTCAAAGTTCATAACATCACCCCGCAACCTATCGGTGTGATCACCATGTACCCAGGCATCTCACACGAAGTGATTCGCAACACCTTACTGCAGCCAGTGAATGCGATGATTCTGTTGACCTTTGGTGTGGGCAACGCGCCACAAAATCCAGAGCTATTGGCCCATCTTAAAGAAGCGTCTGAACGCGGCGTGATTGTTGTCAACTTAACGCAATGTTTAGCGGGTAAAGTGAATATGGGTGGTTATGCAACTGGCTGCGCCCTCGCAGAAGCAGGCGTGATCAGCGGTTACGATATGACGCCTGAAGCAGCCTTAGCAAAACTTCACTACCTATTGAGTCAAAATCTGTCTTATGAAGAAGTGAAAGCACAAATGCAGCAAGTGCTGCGTGGTGAGATGAGCTTATAA
- a CDS encoding YeaC family protein encodes MNTEQLLSAMTPEVYQRLTYAVETGRWPEGTPLSQTQRDSCMQAVMLYQSKHNIDAEHMSVAAGGEICFKSKAELKKQFQSGQEDIVRVNPNRD; translated from the coding sequence ATGAACACAGAGCAGCTACTCAGCGCAATGACACCAGAAGTTTACCAACGTCTGACGTATGCAGTAGAAACAGGACGTTGGCCAGAGGGTACACCACTTTCACAAACACAGCGAGATTCCTGTATGCAAGCTGTGATGTTGTATCAATCTAAGCACAATATTGATGCTGAGCATATGTCAGTGGCTGCGGGTGGGGAAATCTGCTTTAAGTCGAAAGCAGAGCTGAAAAAACAGTTTCAATCGGGTCAGGAAGATATTGTCCGCGTTAATCCAAATAGAGATTAG
- a CDS encoding DUF2989 domain-containing protein: MSKKTWLFALSIPLLLSGCLEGNKTTEELCQSQPGLRCEKLNMDDGQCRVARTDLIWHRFEVLKNPSDSNKIKEYKLTAEYRKCLELASQITPIDQSALKQKRFNALVHSISELERIVQELSSSREPESLYFLWSQTGNTNARRQFLQMEGTPALETAEMQYALATFYTTRDQTKTIQLLNHSLELTKDGKVNTEALKSLASTHQGLRQMKQAYVWAMVAKEFDVPLATEREMQLMFGFSAQEYKQLDALAEQVASALEKGQYRSMMIPSDL; encoded by the coding sequence ATGAGTAAAAAAACTTGGCTATTCGCCCTTAGCATACCGCTGCTACTCAGTGGCTGCTTAGAAGGCAACAAAACCACGGAAGAACTGTGTCAATCACAACCAGGGCTACGCTGTGAAAAACTGAATATGGATGACGGGCAGTGCCGTGTTGCACGTACTGACCTCATTTGGCACCGCTTTGAGGTGCTGAAAAACCCATCCGACAGTAACAAGATTAAGGAATACAAGCTAACCGCAGAGTATCGCAAGTGCTTGGAGTTGGCTTCGCAAATTACACCCATCGATCAAAGTGCGTTAAAACAAAAACGTTTTAATGCGCTGGTGCATAGCATCTCTGAGCTTGAACGTATTGTGCAAGAACTTAGCTCTTCACGTGAACCTGAAAGCCTCTATTTCCTCTGGAGCCAGACCGGCAATACCAATGCACGTCGCCAGTTTTTACAGATGGAAGGTACACCTGCGCTAGAAACCGCTGAAATGCAATACGCCTTGGCAACGTTTTATACCACACGTGATCAAACGAAAACCATCCAACTGCTTAATCATTCTCTCGAGCTGACTAAAGACGGTAAAGTGAATACCGAAGCGTTAAAATCATTGGCAAGTACCCATCAAGGGTTACGTCAAATGAAGCAAGCTTACGTTTGGGCAATGGTCGCAAAAGAGTTTGATGTGCCCTTAGCCACAGAGCGAGAAATGCAACTGATGTTTGGCTTTAGTGCGCAGGAGTACAAACAGTTGGATGCTTTAGCTGAGCAAGTGGCATCCGCACTCGAAAAAGGGCAATACCGCTCTATGATGATCCCGAGTGACTTGTAG
- the msrB gene encoding peptide-methionine (R)-S-oxide reductase MsrB — translation MTKESKVVLKSDQQWREQLSEQEYHVCREQGTEPPFSGKLLHNKDSGEYACTCCHAPLFSSVNKYDSGCGWPSFDAPINETAVLYLDDFSHGMKRVEIRCARCDSHLGHVFPDGPKTTGERFCVNSVSLIFNKIETNE, via the coding sequence GTGACAAAAGAAAGTAAAGTTGTGCTCAAGTCAGACCAGCAATGGCGTGAGCAGTTGTCTGAACAGGAATATCATGTGTGTCGTGAGCAAGGAACCGAACCTCCTTTTAGTGGCAAGCTACTGCACAATAAAGACAGCGGAGAATATGCATGCACTTGCTGTCATGCGCCGCTGTTTTCTTCTGTTAACAAATACGACTCAGGCTGTGGTTGGCCAAGTTTTGATGCGCCGATTAATGAGACGGCTGTCCTGTATTTAGATGATTTTAGTCACGGAATGAAGCGAGTAGAGATCCGCTGTGCACGATGCGATAGCCACTTAGGGCACGTTTTTCCTGATGGACCTAAAACAACCGGAGAACGTTTTTGTGTCAATTCAGTGTCGTTAATTTTCAACAAAATTGAAACTAATGAGTGA
- the gap gene encoding type I glyceraldehyde-3-phosphate dehydrogenase produces the protein MTIKVGINGFGRIGRFVFRAAQERADIEVVGINDLIDVDYMAYMLKYDSTHGRFNGTVEVEGGNLIVNGKTVRVTAERNPEDLKWDAIGVDVVAEATGLFLDDATARKHITAGAKKVVLTGPSKDATPMFVMGVNHTSYAGQDIVSNASCTTNCLAPIAKVLNDKFGIESGLMTTVHATTATQKTVDGPSAKDWRGGRGASQNIIPSSTGAAKAVGVVLPELNGKLTGMAFRVPTANVSVVDLTVNLKNGASYEAICAAMKEASEGELKGVLGYTEDAVVSQDFIGEVQTSVFDAKAGIALTDNFVKVVSWYDNEIGYSNKVLDLIAHISK, from the coding sequence ATGACTATCAAAGTAGGTATTAACGGTTTTGGCCGTATCGGTCGTTTCGTTTTCCGTGCAGCGCAAGAGCGTGCTGACATCGAAGTTGTAGGTATCAACGACCTTATCGACGTAGATTACATGGCTTACATGTTGAAATACGACTCAACTCACGGCCGTTTCAACGGTACTGTTGAAGTTGAAGGCGGTAACCTAATCGTTAACGGTAAAACTGTACGTGTAACTGCTGAGCGTAACCCAGAAGATCTAAAATGGGATGCAATCGGTGTTGACGTAGTAGCTGAAGCAACTGGTCTATTCCTAGACGACGCAACAGCTCGTAAACACATCACAGCTGGTGCTAAGAAAGTTGTTCTAACTGGTCCTTCTAAAGATGCGACTCCAATGTTCGTAATGGGTGTTAACCACACTTCTTACGCTGGTCAAGACATCGTTTCTAACGCTTCTTGTACTACTAACTGTCTAGCTCCTATCGCTAAAGTTCTTAACGACAAGTTCGGTATCGAATCTGGTCTTATGACTACAGTTCACGCTACTACAGCAACTCAAAAAACTGTAGACGGTCCTTCTGCTAAAGACTGGCGCGGTGGTCGTGGTGCTTCTCAGAACATCATCCCATCTTCAACTGGTGCAGCTAAAGCAGTAGGCGTTGTTCTTCCAGAACTAAACGGCAAACTAACTGGTATGGCTTTCCGCGTACCAACTGCTAACGTTTCTGTAGTTGACCTAACTGTTAACCTTAAGAACGGCGCATCTTACGAAGCTATCTGTGCAGCAATGAAAGAAGCTTCTGAAGGCGAACTAAAAGGCGTTCTAGGTTACACTGAAGATGCAGTAGTTTCTCAAGACTTCATCGGTGAAGTTCAAACTTCTGTATTCGATGCTAAAGCTGGTATCGCTCTAACTGATAACTTCGTTAAAGTTGTATCTTGGTACGACAACGAAATCGGTTACTCAAACAAAGTTCTAGACCTAATTGCTCACATCTCTAAGTAA
- a CDS encoding D-hexose-6-phosphate mutarotase, with product MDLNSLPALTVLSDCVTIVEKDNVKIVRVIHEKATAGISLFGGHVVSYQPTGTADVIWMSDKAVFDGKTALRGGIPVCWPWFGRIAAPAHGFARTSEWELVEHRENDNGVIVELALFPTEESHNLWPHMFDVRLIVEIGDELKVSLNILNIDDDAFTFSGALHTYLNVGDIEQTQTMGMGSEYIDSLKAGELCNGGEVLQLTDTIDRVYTQPEKEIVVKDPVIERTLCIENQGHNSAVLWNPWAQGAAGMADMSDDGYKTMLCVESTLHADSITQGKTLNPGESHQLITVLSAR from the coding sequence ATGGATCTTAATTCACTTCCGGCGCTGACTGTCCTGTCTGATTGCGTCACCATTGTTGAAAAAGACAATGTCAAAATTGTTCGTGTGATTCACGAGAAAGCAACCGCAGGTATCTCTTTGTTTGGCGGCCATGTTGTCTCCTATCAGCCGACGGGTACAGCTGACGTCATTTGGATGAGTGACAAGGCAGTATTTGATGGAAAAACTGCGCTGCGCGGCGGCATTCCGGTTTGTTGGCCTTGGTTTGGCCGCATTGCAGCACCTGCACACGGCTTTGCTCGCACTTCAGAGTGGGAACTGGTTGAACACCGCGAAAACGACAACGGTGTGATCGTGGAACTCGCCTTGTTCCCGACAGAAGAATCGCACAATCTCTGGCCTCATATGTTTGATGTTCGCCTAATCGTCGAGATCGGCGATGAACTGAAAGTGTCACTCAACATTCTTAATATTGATGACGACGCATTCACTTTCTCGGGCGCTCTGCATACCTATTTGAACGTCGGTGATATTGAACAAACTCAAACTATGGGCATGGGCTCTGAGTACATTGACAGTTTGAAAGCGGGCGAACTATGCAATGGCGGTGAAGTTTTACAATTGACCGACACGATCGATCGCGTCTACACGCAACCTGAGAAAGAGATTGTGGTTAAAGACCCAGTCATTGAACGTACTCTGTGCATTGAAAACCAAGGTCACAACAGCGCCGTGCTCTGGAACCCTTGGGCTCAAGGTGCCGCTGGCATGGCGGACATGAGCGATGACGGTTACAAAACCATGCTGTGTGTAGAATCCACTCTGCATGCAGACAGTATTACTCAGGGCAAAACGCTCAACCCTGGCGAAAGTCACCAGTTAATCACTGTGCTTTCTGCGCGCTAA